DNA sequence from the Tachysurus fulvidraco isolate hzauxx_2018 chromosome 1, HZAU_PFXX_2.0, whole genome shotgun sequence genome:
GGGGGCGCTGGTCAGCCAGGGGCACCTAGACAAAGTGCTGGGATACGTGGAGCAAGCCAAGAGGGAGGTATAGCACAGAGTTCACTGTCTGAGGGGTCTGAATGTACAACACTGTTTAGTCAGTTACACCGGTTCACACTGAAAGGTATAAAACCCACTCTTGCTACTTCTGGATGTTAAGTCAGAAATGACTAATAAAGATCACAGTAAAATATTCTACAATAAACAACTGATTTTGTGATTTCcccaaaacagaaaaagaaggtCTCTTACTTTTTACTGCATGGCCTGTATTTGCATACCAGATTCTGATTCTCTCTTACATTTTATGACGCTATAATATCTGTCCTCGGAACAATAGAACAACTGCACAATTCGCCaatgaataatttaattaattagcaaataaattttctaaagttttaaaataagttGGATGTTATTTTTGCAACTTTTACCTCGTCAGGGGGCTCGAGTGCTGTGTGGAGGAGAGTCGTTCACACCATCTGACCCTAAACTGAAACACGGATATTACATGACTCCCTGTGTGCTTGGTGAGCTCGGCTTCGCCACCGGCGATCGCCATTTACAACCTCAAATCtaatcagattagattagattgcaGAAGTACAAATCAatattttaacaatttaaagCTTAACCATTTAGTTTAACCAAAAATTTGTACACAGCAGAATGTATCACAGAATGCGTGCACAGAGGATTGAACTCTGAGTCCCGGAGCTTTTGTTTCTAGACAAGTGCACAGACAACATGACGTGCGTCAGAGAGGAAATCTTTGGGCCTGTGATGTCGGTGTTGACCTTCGACACAGAGGACGAAGTTCTTCACAGGGCTAATGACACCACCATGGGCCTGGCTGCTGGAGTTTTCACCAAGTAATCAAAGCTTTTGACTTTATTACGTATTCAGCCTTCTAAACCGGAGGCACTGATGAGTATTTAGTTTAATTCATCAGCGCTAACGCTTGAATCAATGCCAATGAATCAACACAGATGTTAATATGTTCATGTAACCATGACCACAAGAGGGCGCCGCTGATCTAACCTTAATCCAAAAAGACGCATCATCAGTTCAAAAGCTGCCTTAAATCAGATTCATTATGTGAACTAAATTAAATAGATTATTGATTAAATGTACATATGTTTTTCATGCATGTTCCCTTGTTCCTTCCATCAGAGACATTCAGAGAGCACATCGAGTGATCAAGAACTTGCAGGCTGGCTCTTGCTTCATCAACAACTACAACGTCACGCCTGTCGAGGTGCCGTTCGGAGGCTATAAAACCTCAGGTAACGGTAAAGATAAATAAGGTCGACTCGGACGAGTATAACCTTGATATTCTGATTGGTAATTAAACATTGATCCCCAGAGAGTAGAGTCCACAAATTGATGGCAATAAAAACacgcattacatttacagcatttggcaggcgCCCTTATCCGGAGCAACGTtcttatttatctcatttatacaagcTTGGTGGAGCTAGGATTCGAACTTACAACCTACCGACTCACATCTTAACCATTAGGCTGCATTACATAATGCTGAAACTAAAAATGTTTTGGTAAACATCAGAGGCCTGAAATAGTCTTAATATGAAACCCTGGTGCCTGATTAGCTGTGTAAGAAGTCTTTCCTATAGGAATATTAAGGCACTTATTACAAAACCTAATTTTTATACTGCATGGATTGTTTGTTActggtttgggcctcttagttgaTAAGAGAAATTGTGATGCtgcagcgcacacacacgtagaaACCATAGACAACTACATACTTCCAAATTTGTGGAACAGATCgatgtgggtgtgatggtcagatatTTGGccataaaatgtaatgaaattaaaCAAGAAGAATCTCATTGTGTGAGGAATAAACACTGCACAATTTAAAGCATCCTTATATCCCTTATATCTGTGGCTAGATGACATCCAGTTGATGTTCACTGACTGATATATTAATGTCTTTACAGGTATAGGAAGAGAAAATGGCCAGGTGACCATTGAGTACTACTCTCAGCTTAAGACTGTGGTGGTTGAAATGGGAGACGTGGACAGTCTCTTTTGAACGCAGGACAAAAGAGAGAACATGCACTAGGTCCACTGTGTGATCTGACTGCAACTCGGTCTAAAAAGTGACAAGAAGTCGCTAGAAATAAGAACGCGTCGTTATTGGTAATTAACTGCCGTGTATAAGGAATGGTCTGATAATCaggtaataaataatgatataatCTCCAGGCTGTGTTTCACAGATGATATGTTTGCTGTGCGTAATGGAGACCAGCACAAAGATGTTCACTGTTCTCTTTAAATAGACATTAACAAATAATAGTATTTATTCTGGATATGTGCTGCTATACCGGCGTATCGTCTCAGGCACACTGTTAACTGTGAAACTGTTCACCAGCATGTTAAAGCACATTAAAACACTAATCTGTTTACTTTGTGAATATTCTATTGCTTATGGAACTGTAATAATTACAGATGATTTGTACTTAAGAAGCAgaatataataaagtatttcCATTCGGTCTTTTGTGAACTGTGCATTTGTTTCGCTCTTTCTAGGCTTTTATTGAATTGCAGCCTTCGAACATTTGAACAGCAAAACAAAAGTTCCAACAGCTAAATAACTCGGAATGTTTCACTCTGGCCTTAAAAAGAaaccacaaataaatacaaggatactgcaaaaaaacacacaacacaacctcaGTCCAAACAAACCGCTACAGATTGCGTTTATGGTTCTTTCCTCCGTCTCTTCGCCAGTTTGTTGCCTCGTCTCTGATGATGGGGGAAATCGTGATTAGTCCTTTGGTAAAATCtggttaattattttttagtgTGCACAACAATCGCTCCTACCTTTGCTGTCGCTTTAGTGGGTTGCTTGAACTGCGCAGCTGATTCTAGACATAAATGTTTACAAAGCTAATGACAACTAATAAAACACTCAGGACTTCCAGAGATGTCAGAAAATAAACTTACCGTCCTCGGATGGCAGATCCTCCTCCCTGCACTGTCCAGGCACCTATttgaaaaaatgtaatgtaatgatttAATGCAGTCTGGAGACACAGCACTGAGGACGTTAGAGCTTTTCTCTGTTGTTATACACGTCACCTCTTGCATGGAGTCCTGGACGCTCTCTCTCATGTGCTCGCCTTCCTGCAGTTTACTCACACGGCCCTGCTCAGCTGCCACTCCGACCTTCAGCACGTGGAAGGGAGTTTGCAAATCTCCCACTCTGAAGTGCACCGCTGTGCCCTCGAACCACAGGCTGTCGCACATTCCCTCCTTAAAACCAGGCGGCTCGTATTCTGATGGGGTCACTGTCGCATTTCAAACAGCAGATAGATAATAAGTACCATTACTGGACAGATATTGGCTAAAATGCTGGATATGTATAGTGCTTTCTTCCTTTACTGTGTCTTTTCAGAACCGCTGCTTCGAACCTGTGCAAGCTCTAACGCAACAATTTAGACTCCGTGTTTACTCTGAGCTACAGATGTTTGTTTTACCGTCGTCATAGTAGTAGAGCTTCATGGTGAGATGGACGCCGTCGGGCAGAGAATCCAGATTCTGCATGAGGAGGAAAAGCTTCCTGATCAACAGAACCGAGGCCTTCTTAGTGTTCTCCATAGTCACGCTCATCTCAATGTTCTCgtttctaaaacaaaacaaaaaaacgtgaGAGTCACGAGTGGGACACAGCGGGTCGTAATATAAAGTCAATTTTAAAAACTGCATCTGAATATTTAGTTCAATATTTGGAAAGAATGAGcagcatgcatgcatgtattaTCTATTAGGTGTGGCACATATCATCCACTTTACTATTAGCTCTAGTATTCACATCCTGTCATCTGTCACTGTAGCTTCGAAATGAAGAGGAAATGCTAATAGCTTTCCATGGTGTTCCTGGAGGGGGTTGTGTGCATTGCGACCAAACAGGATTTTTGAAGGAGGCAGGAGGTCACAAGTTTGAATGCTTACAATGCACCGGCCATAGAAAATGAACCAGGCTGGTTTAACATGTCTCAGAGGAAATATTTACTAGCCAGGTTGATAGCTGCTCTGTAATAGCACACAGCTAATAAGTGGATGGGAACTGGCAAAAGGCCAAATGTGGAGAAAAACTGGGAAGCAGGAAGCTGTTACTTTCATTCGGGTGGAGAGCAGGGGATCAGAAGCAGACAAAGAAAGGCCATGTTGTAGGCCATAAACAGTGATATCGTTGCGGAAAAAATAAAGACGTTTGATACTTTAAATTCGCGCTACAGCTACATGTCGAAGtaaagcttttatttcattaaaaaacataattttacaTACAACAGTGGTTGAAGCACTCGAATCCTACCAAATCCAGCCTAGTGATTATGCAATTATAAGTTTAGGCTTTGAAAAAGAAAGTGCTTCATGATGTATGGGAACAATTAATTTGTACGGTGCTGAACCCATTAGCGCTACACCTTGTGGCACTGCACATATTTGTTTTTCCTGCACCCATATTAAACATAATGAGTGGGTGTGTTGATTAGCTGATGTTTACGAGCAGACGACATGCAGTGAAGAGGTGCTCGGAAAGTCCTCGGTGATGTCCACAAATCACCTTGGGGGGTTTAACAGCTCATTTCTTACCTGAGAATGTCCATCTGAGGCCCATTGTCTATGTATTTGAACTTGAACTGGTAAGACTCTATGACATGCTGTAAGAGGTACATTAAaggtacattatacacacatatacgcatTTGCACATATACCACTCTAAGAAACGGTACCGTTCCTTACATTTGTGTCATCTGGGTCTCTGTGTACctgtttaaaaaagattaaaaattaCACACACGGTACTACAAAGACACGATATTTATGAAAGTCCCTGCGTAAACTTAGTAAAATGTATACACTTACGCCGATAAGCACGATCTGCAGCTGGAACAGAATACAAACAATACAGCACTATTAAATCTTCAGTCTCCACAAACGCGATAATATCGAACTTGGGAATGACAAGAACTTACGTATCTCTTCTCCAAAGCATCAAAACACCCCATCAACCTTCGAAAAAAAAGatagaacatttttttaatttcagattCAGGACCTGAATTATTTTAAGTAAGACATGACCAATGTATTGATATAAATGCAAACAGGGAAGTGTAGAAGACAGTTATTTCATGTTATCCTGTCATACACGACCTATCAAACAGTGGACACACAAGCAAACGTTTCTGTTGTTGCTTATACATCCACAtgagataagtgtgtgtgtgtgtgtgtgtgtgtgtccgtacaTTTTAAACctctttaaaaatgaacatCAGTGTCCTAAGTTGTTCACTTACCACTTGACAATTTTGCAGGCTCCTGGAGAGGTGCAATCCTCTTTAAGAACCTTGATGCATAAATCTACATTTTTGAAAACGATAAACTTTGTGAAATAGTTTAAGTTCTCAAACGTGACACTGACTATACTTACTATAAAACCAATAAAAGGTTATCTCTATAATGTTACATAGCATGAAACTCAACATCGCTTTTAGAATAATAATCTGTGATGACCAGGTTAAGCAGCAAACAGGTGAAGTATTTCATGTTTAATTAAAGACGACACCTTCTAAGTAGCGGGATCGATACGCGTTTTCTGGAAAGATCCCACGCAGGTATGTTATAGAGGACACGGCTAGGACCAGCATTCGCTTAACAAACACCAGCGACTGCTCCTGGCTTCTCAGCTCCTGATGGAATAAGCTGTCCCACTGAAAgcgttcagaaaaaaaacaacaaaaacaacattaattaattaaaacgaCATCGTTCACAGCTACGGAAAGATCATTGTGTTTTAATCAATAGGaaacaaaccaataaataaagTCAAGGTCTTACACTGTTGTCTGTTAcacttgttttatgtttgttctatTGATCTTATATCATCACAAACATTGTCTATTAAAAATATCATCGAATATAAGAAGAGTTTTAATTTGtctaaataaatttttttttaaattcacattttttatgactgtttattatttattacctcACATGTCAAACTGTTACAACAATACTGTTGCAATAATAATTACTAATTGTTCATAATTATTAATAGCAATAAACAAATCATATTTGCTATATTCGttgataaatgtttattaaatgtttgtttttttattttacttcaattAATCTTCCAGTTTGTCTGTTCATTTTGACCAGACCTTATTAAGATGTAGCTAAATTAAGTAGGTAGTTTAAATAAGTAATGTTACAAATACAGTAAGCTAACTTTGATAAATGACCAgcttgatgtttgtttgtttgtttgtttgtttgtttgtttacctcAGCAGTCTCCTGCTTTGTTTTCCCTCGTTTTTTCACAACATTGGTCATGTCCTCGCTGTTAAATATCACCACCTCTTTTATTTCTAGCTAAACTAAACAACTGCTTGCTTGAATTAAAGTGTCTAAATATAACTTTTAATGTGTCTAATTCGTAAAAACCTGAGAAGAAACTGTTAGCCAAGAAGCTAACACCGTGTCCGTTAAAGACGCTCATGAACGCTCGCGCGAATCAATCAACTGAACCGTTTACCAAAAGAAGGAATCGACTCGGAGATGATTCATACTTGAAATGACATAAAACttccaaatattaaaaaactatatatggagtatagatttttttttgttgttgttgatttttacTTTCAATTCTTCTTCCTTTGGTCCCTTGGAAAACTATGAtttcacaaaacattttattaattatataaattgtgtatataaacatcCTAAATGATATGCTTTATCACATTACATGTTAGCTTAAATCTATTACAAACTCTGTTGAAATGCAGGCAGTCTAGCTCTTGCCCAAGTTCCTGTCATTCCCTCAGCGTGTTAGAAGATCTGTTTTTTTACTGAATCTAGAAAGCAAGAATAAAAAGCCGGGTCTCcgctgttatttttgttttttatttcacaaaagGAAACATGAAAAGTTGTAAACATACAAAATAGTAGTCTTCTACATGACCATCATACTTCTCACAAAGTCACATGACATAACCAACAATTACAATCCTAAACACTTATTTTCAGCTTAACAGAGTGGTAATTGTTACTGAGGTGCGATACAAGTGCCAGTAGTGTGGGGCCTGTCAGACTACACTGCAGAATTTTATGGGTTTAGTTTTGTTTGGAGAAGAAATCTTTGCTCTTCGCGACATCGGGCTTGATGGTGTCCTTTCCAGGCTTCCATCCAGCTGGGCACACTAGACAATGATGTGAGAACAGGTATCAATAccttattaatgtttataacaATGGTTTATAACTGGCTAATAACTACTCCAGTTACTGATTTGTATTTGTCGtacatttattaaattcattcaCCACGACCACTCACCTTCTCCGTGTTTGTCGGTGAATTGAAAGGCCTGAACCAGACGCAGCGTCTCATCGATGGAGCGACCAACCGGCAGGTCGTTAATAGTTATCTGCCTCAGGATGCCTTTATCGTCAATAATGAAGAGGCCTCTGAAGAGAAAAGATCAAACGTGAACTTAGGTGATGCATATAAATCACGATCGATCATCTCTGCACTGAGAAAATATTTCAGCAACTTAaacacacctgtaagcaatgccTTCGTCCTCCTTCAGTACACCATAATCTTCAGAGATGGTTCGTTTGGTGTCAGCCACCAGAGGGACCTTcatgtgtcccagaccaccttgCTTCCTGGGGGTGTTTATCCTGATGCACAGAAGGAGAGGAACGTTGCAATTATCGACAAAACTGCGGTCAAACTTTTGATGTAATGTATTCAATTCTGGCTTTTCAGGAGACGCTCACCAGGCCAGGTGGCAGAAGTGTGAGTCCACTGATGCACCGATCACCTCACAGTTGATCTTTTTGAATTCATCTGCCGCGTCACTGAAGGCGATGATCTCAGTGGGACACACGAAGGTGAAGTCCAGAGGGTAGAAGAAGAAAACTACGTACTTCCctgcagaaaaataaatattcgcTCTTAACATCAGTGGTCTTGCGACTTCCCGTATTCGATACTGCATGAAAATAAGAGGTCATACCTCGATAATCAGACAACTTCAGGTCCTTGAACTGCCCATCAGGCATCACCGCCTTGGCCGTGAAGTCAGGGGCAGGTTTGCCAATTTGTGCTTTACCGGCTGACATATTTGGCTGTACTGAAAAGAGGAACAGAGTGGTTTTGTTACAACAGTAAGGTGCAATCTGCTATGAAATGTGCAAAGTAGATCATGAAGTAATGctagat
Encoded proteins:
- the zte38 gene encoding zebrafish testis-expressed 38, whose product is MTNVVKKRGKTKQETAEWDSLFHQELRSQEQSLVFVKRMLVLAVSSITYLRGIFPENAYRSRYLEDLCIKVLKEDCTSPGACKIVKWLMGCFDALEKRYLQIVLIGVHRDPDDTNHVIESYQFKFKYIDNGPQMDILRNENIEMSVTMENTKKASVLLIRKLFLLMQNLDSLPDGVHLTMKLYYYDDVTPSEYEPPGFKEGMCDSLWFEGTAVHFRVGDLQTPFHVLKVGVAAEQGRVSKLQEGEHMRESVQDSMQEVPGQCREEDLPSEDESAAQFKQPTKATAKRRGNKLAKRRRKEP
- the prdx1 gene encoding peroxiredoxin-1 encodes the protein MSAGKAQIGKPAPDFTAKAVMPDGQFKDLKLSDYRGKYVVFFFYPLDFTFVCPTEIIAFSDAADEFKKINCEVIGASVDSHFCHLAWINTPRKQGGLGHMKVPLVADTKRTISEDYGVLKEDEGIAYRGLFIIDDKGILRQITINDLPVGRSIDETLRLVQAFQFTDKHGEVCPAGWKPGKDTIKPDVAKSKDFFSKQN